A DNA window from Arachis hypogaea cultivar Tifrunner chromosome 18, arahy.Tifrunner.gnm2.J5K5, whole genome shotgun sequence contains the following coding sequences:
- the LOC140181262 gene encoding uncharacterized protein, whose translation MTWVVELSQYDLQYEPRHAIKAQAMADFLVEVTGDPAGTPNTRWRLHVDGASNQTFGGAGIILENPTGVVYEQLVKFEFSVSNNQVEYEALLGGLALAREVGATRLEICSDSQVVTSQINGTYQARDSLLQKYLEKVRELSKQFDEVTVQHVPRERNTRADLLSKLASTKSGTGNWSLI comes from the coding sequence ATGACTTGGGTTGTCGAACTATCTCAATACGACTTGCAGTATGAACCTAGGCACGCAATTAAAGCTCAAGCTATGGCTGACTTTCTGGTAGAGGTCACAGGAGACCCTGCTGGGACTCCAAAcacacggtggaggctccacGTGGACGGAGCATCTAACCAAACATTCGGAGGAGCAGGAATCATCTTAGAAAATCCAACTGGAGTTGTATACGAGCAGTTAGTCAAGTTCGAATTTTCGGTGTCGAACAATCAAGTAGAATACGAGGCCCTGCTAGGCGGCCTAGCTCTGGCAAGGGAGGTCGGAGCCACGAGGCTGGAAATATGTAGTGACTCACAGGTCGTGACGTCGCAGATCAATGGGACCTACCAAGCCAGAGATTCATTATTGCAGAAGTACCTGGAGAAAGTTAGAGAGTTGAGTAAGCAATTCGACGAAGTGACGGTCCAGCACGTCCCGAGGGagaggaacacacgggcagatctCCTATCAAAATTGGCGAGCACAAAATCAGGGACGGGGAACTGGTCTCTCATCTAA
- the LOC112769664 gene encoding uncharacterized protein has translation MGATPFHHSILEVRLPKHFDKPTDMRYDGTQDSQEHLTAFEARMNLEGVGDEVRCRAFPVTLAGPAIRWFNALPQGSITTFSDISHAILAQFTTRISKMKHLINLLGVTQRTGELTRKYLDRFNDECLKIDGLTDSVASLCLTNELLNEDFRKHLTTKPVWTMQEIQNVGREYINDKEVSQVVAANKPQPAYSNARPSGYGKRSKEHSKDGGSAKTFKSFLRIADKGILSKPRQLKDRTGRNKNLYYDYHKGYDHKTQDCFDLKVALEQAIREGKLADFSHLIREPRRRDHDRSNEDKSRVVRQRREPKEDNEHGLTVVNVVIGRDVLPRSKSANKKDAKVLAISSGSTPPSRRVPSISFGPEDQWFDEVPENPPMVITARVGTGLVKRILVDIEADSNIMFRNVFDAQGLRDTDLRGHQHGVVGLGDNFIKPDGVVSLPVSLAEVGGRGR, from the exons ATGGGAGCGACCCCTTTCCACCACTCAATCCTCGAAGTCCGACTGCCGAAGCACTTTGACAAGCCAACAGATATGAGGTATGATGGGACTCAAGATTCTCAGGAACATCTAACGGCCTTTGAagccaggatgaacctggaaggggTAGGCGATGAAGTAAGGTGTCGCGCTTTTCCCGTAACTTTGGCAGGACCGGCGATTCGTTGGTTCAATGCCCTCCCTCAGGGCTCCATAACCACCTTTTCCGACATCAGTCATGCCATCTTGGCTCAGTTCACCACGCGCATCTCTAAAATGAAACACCTGATCAATCTGCTAGGAGTAACACAAAGAACTGGCGAGCTGACTCGGAAGTACCTGGACAGATTCAACGATGAGTGTTTGAAAATTGATGGCCTAACcgattcggtggccagcctgtGTTTGACCAACGAATTATTGAACGAGGATTTCAGGAAACATCTTACCACCAAGCCCGTTTGGACAATGCAGGAGATTCAGAACGTAGGCAGGGAGTACATCAATGACAAAGAAGTAAGCCAAGTCGTGGCGGCCAATAAACCGCAGCCCGCCTACTCCAATGCTCGCCCGTCAGGCTACGGGAAAAGGTCAAAAGAGCACTCCAAGGACGGAGGATCAGCTAAAACCTTCAAGTCATTTCTCCGG ATCGCCGACAAGGGCATCTTGTCGAAGCCCCGACAACTCAAGGACAGGACGGGAAGAAACAAAAACCTCTATTACGATTACCACAAGGGCTATGACCATaagacccaagactgcttcgACCTCAAAGTCGCCCTAGAGCAAGCCATCCGGGAAGGAAAGTTGGCTGATTTCTCCCACCTCATAAGGGAACCAAGAAGGCGGGATCATGACCGATCAAACGAGGACAAAAGCCGCGTCGTAAGACAAAGACGGGAGCCCAAGGAGGATAATGAGCATGGTCTCACTGTAGTGAATGTGGTGATTGGAAGAGATGTCCTCCCCAGATCGAAATCGGCTAACAAGAAGGACGCCAAGGTCTTAGCTATATCCTCTGGCTCCACGCCGCCCTCCCGAAGGGTACCCTCGATATCATTCGGCCCCGAAGATCAATGGTTTGACGAGGTCCCAGAGAACCCCCCGATGGTGATCACGGCTAGGGTGGGCACTGGCCTAGTAAAACGGATCCTGGTGGACATAGAAGCTGATTCCAACATCATGTTTCGCAATGTATTTGATGCTCAGGGCCTACGAGACACCGACTTGAGGGGCCACCAACATGGTGTGGTAGGCCTAGGCGATAACTTCATCAAGCCCGATGGAGTGGTTTCCCTCCCGGTCTCATTGGCAGAGGTCGGGGGAAGAGGTCGCTGA